In Ochotona princeps isolate mOchPri1 chromosome 22, mOchPri1.hap1, whole genome shotgun sequence, the following are encoded in one genomic region:
- the LOC101526969 gene encoding antileukoproteinase — protein sequence MKSSSLFSVVVLVALGTLAPWAAEGAEYEVSKAGACPAQSQVKCLRIVIPDCHSDGDCPEKQKCCSDVCSVRCVDPVDVVEPTEEKAGKCPVVEFECLMLNPPNQCETDSQCDGNLKCCKGSCGKACLSPV from the exons ATGAAGTCCAGTAGCCTCTTCTCCGTTGTGGTGCTTGTTGCTCTGGGAACCCTGGCACCTTGGGCTGCGGAAGGTGCAGAATATG AAGTTTCAAAAGCTGGAGCCTGCCCTGCTCAAAGCCAGGTCAAGTGCCTTAGAATTGTGATACCCGACTGCCACAGCGATGGGGACTGTCCAGAGAAGCAGAAATGCTGCTCTGACGTTTGCAGTGTCAGATGTGTGGATCCTGTTGACGTTGTGGAGCCAA CAGAGGAGAAGGCTGGGAAGTGCCCAGTGGTGGAATTCGAATGTTTGATGCTGAATCCGCCCAACCAGTGTGAGACAGACAGCCAGTGCGATGGTAATCTCAAGTGCTGCAAAGGCAGCTGTGGGAAAGCCTGCCTCTCCCCCGTATGA